In Paenibacillus dendritiformis, the DNA window AATATTGGCGTACGATTGAGATCGCGCCGGATCATCGCTGCGACGTATACACGATCACATCGTATGATCCGGTGGCCCAAGTTCAGCATTATACGACGATCCGTCGTTTTATCGAGGGGGAGAAGCTGCGCGAAGAGCGCAAGACAACGATCGATCTGCGTTATACGTACCCGCAGGAACTGGCCCGTATGCTGGAAGCGAACGGCTTTGAACTCCTGCATCTGTACGGAGGCTGGTCCGGCGTCTCCCTGCAGCCTGCTTCTCTGTCGATGGTGGCGGTGTGCCGGAGAGCGTAAGGGAAGAGAATAGGTGAAGGGATAAGCTCGTCTTGATCCGTTCCGTGCCGTACTTGTCCGGAGCGAACGGTTAAAGGAGGATGCCTATGTCATATATCAGAGGCTTGAATCATTTATGCTTTTCCGTGTCTGATCTGGAAGCATCAATCGCTTTCTATCGCGATATTTTGGAAGGCCAGCTGCTGTGCGTCGGGAGACGGCTGGCTTACTTCGATTGCCATGGCTTGTGGATTGCGCTGAATCAGGAGGATATCGACCGCTCTCGGCAGGAAGTTACCTATACGCATATCGCGTTCAGCATTAATGAAGAGGATTACGAGCCAGTGCGCCAGAAGCTGCTGGATTATGGGGTTACGGTACTCGCCGGCCGGGAAAGGTCACAGGAAGACAGGCAGTCGATTTATTTTCTCGATCCCGATAATCACTGCTTCGAATTCCATACGGGGACGCTTGGCGATCGGCTCCAATACTACCGGGCCAGCAAGCCGCACATTGAGTTTTTTGACTGATCCAGAAGAACGGAGGCCCGAGGCGCATGGGACTGCTTGAGATGATTCCCTCAGCCTGGGTTACTTAACAGCATTGAGGGCTGGAAGAACATGCCTTTGAACGAAGCGGAGAGGAGAAATACGATGAAACCGACAACCATTTATCTAGTGCGCCACGGACAGACCGAGTGGAACCTGGAGCATCGAATGCAGGGGCATCAGGACTCGCCATTGACCGAGCTTGGTGTCCAACAAGCGATCTGGCTCGGCGAGGCGCTACGGCATGAGCCTCTTGATGCGATATATGCCAGTTCCAGCGGAAGGGCGTACCGGACCGCAGAGCTGATTCGGATGGAACGGGATGTGCCGATTCAGGCCTGCGAGGATCTGAAGGAGATTCACCTTGGCGCCTGGGAAGGACAGACGCAGGCGGCGGTGAAGGAGCGGGATCCGGAGCAATTCGAATTATTTTGGAACAACCCGGCCCGATTCCAGGTTGAAGGCGGCGAGACCTTCCATGAGGTTCAAGAGCGGGCTCTGGCGCGGCTCTTAGGCATCGTGCGCGACCATCCTGGCCAATCCGTCCTGATGGTGACCCATACGGTCGTGGTCAAGCTGCTGATGGCTCACGCGGAGCCGCGCCCTCTGCATCTGCTGTGGGAACTCCCCTACATTCATCCGGCATGTCTGTGCAAGCTGGAGTTCATTGATGGGAACCCCCGCATTTTATTGCACGGAGACACGTCCCATTACCAGGATGGCCATGAAGCGAAAGCTTGGTAGCCGGGGATTGGCATCCATTCGATCAGGCAACCTTAGCGGTAGACGAGGATGTACAGCAGCAGCGAAGTGAGCAGGCTCGGCGCGCCAAGCAGCCATAGCGTAGCGACGAAGCCTATGCCTTGACTGGCGCTGCGCTCTCTGTTGTACTCCGGTTGGCTAAGCCCGTCGGACATCAGGCCGGCGAATCCGCACAGTCCGAGACCAATCCAACCGGTAATGTTGAACCATTGGTACAGGTCATCTTCTATGAGGGCATACACTCCTGCAATGGCGGTGAGGAGCAGTCCCAAAGCAATGCGAATAATCATAGGCACCTCTATCCGAAATTTTGACAGATTTGAAATCTACTATAATATATTTTGGCGATACTTGGAATAAGGGGATGAGGCAGGAATGATTTTTTGATAACAATGAGAGGGGGGAGAACACAGATAATTGCGGAGCAGCGGGGGTTGTAACACGTCAAGGGCTTAGCCAAGGCGGCGGATTCCAACCTTGTTCAAGGTGTCAAAAAGGTTACAATAGGTAACAAAATCTTAATTTAGTGCCATATATTATAGCATGATCTCTCCTACTATTTCGTGTTACGATGTGTACGAATTCGAATCAAGCCGAAGCTCGGAAGAGCGCGGGGGAACCAACTTTTGGGGTGAAGGCGCAGACTTGCGTCAGGGGTGACCTCTTTGACCCGAACCCGACAGCTAACCTCGTAGGCTGCAAAGGGAGAGATGAACGAATGAAGAATACGCTCAAAAAAGTAGCAGTGACCAGCGCCATCGCGCTAGCGCCGGTTCTGGCGGCGGGATCCGCCTTCGCGGCTCCGCAGGCCGACGCGGTGAAAGCGCAAAGCCCGAATTGTTATATGGTAAAAGTAAACGGCGTCAATGTGAAAGCCGTCATCCCGGATCCGGCAAAATCCAGCGACTGGCAAGCTTGGTTGGACAACCTGGTCAAGGAATGGAATAATCAAGGCCATAACGGCAGCAAGCAGCCAGTTGTCAAGCAGCCGACGGTTCAAAATCCAGGCAATTCCGCCAACAAGCCGGAGTCCAAGCCAACGCCTGCTCCAACGAAGCCGGCCCAGCCTGTGCCAAGCACGGAGAATGGCACGGCAGCGGACAAGTCGGATTTCGCGAGCCAAGTGGTGGATTTGGTCAACAAGGAACGGGCCAAAGCCGGCTTGAACCCGCTTCAATCGGATGAGAAGCTGACCAAGGTAGCGATGATCAAGGCGCAAGATATGTATAACAACAATTATTTTGACCATCAATCGCCGACGCTTGGTTCGCCGTTCGATCTGATGAAGTCGCAGGGCGTCCAATACCGCACGGCCGGCGAGAACATCGCCAAAGGACAGCGTACGCCGGAAGAGGTCATGAACGCTTGGATGAACAGCGAAGGGCATCGCCAAAACATTATGAATCCGAACTACACATCGATTGGCGTCGCGTACTACAACGGTGAATGGGTTCAAGAGTTTACCGGCTAACAAGTAAATAGGACATCATGGCAGCGGCATCTGGAGAAGGTGCCGCTGTTTTGCTGCGTACCCGGTTGCCGCCGACTCCGAAGGGGAATCCTATTCCTGATCCTGCAACATCCCGCGCTTGAAGATCGTCAGGTAAAATATAGGAAGATGCATTCATGCATTCATTCCGACATTCGCGAAGGGAGAAGATGGAGATGAAGCAGATTAACAGACTTGCCTGCGGATTGGTTATTGCGGGCATGATGGCGCTTCCGGCCGGAACCCAGGCGGAACCGCGGGCCATAGAGCCCGGCAGCAATGCCATAGAAATGAACGATCTGAGCCGGGCTGATCTGGCGGTCCTGCTGGCCGAGCTCTTCGGACTGGATACGAAGAAGACGAGCACGGCATTCGCGGATGCGGCCGATCACTGGGCCACGGCCCGGGGGGCCATTCCCGCCGTCATCGAAGCGGGACTGATGAAGGGAACGGATGCCGAACATTTCCGGCCCGATCGAACCGTAACCTATCAGGAGATGATCGCTGCGCTTGTACGGGGGTACCAGCTTGACGAGATTGCCGCGCCGGCATTCGATCAGGCGAAGTCATCTTCTTACAAGTGCTCGGCGTGGGCGTCCCGCTATATTCACGCGGCTGTAGCCTTGTCGATCGTCAAAGACGATCTTGACTTCCGTAAGCCAATCTCCGGGCTAACGGCTAAGAAGCTGGCGGATGAGTTCCGGGAGGCCGTCCGGATCTCGCCGCTGGTGTCGAAGCTGGAAGTCGGACGCAGCAAGCAGGGTCAGGCGCTGCTGACGTTCACCGTCACCAACCCGTCGCATGAAGAGCTCCTTCTTGAGTTCAGCTCCTCGCAGCGGTATGACTTCAAGGTGACTGACGCCGCGGGCAGAGTGGTATATCTCGCCTCCAAGGACAAAGTTTATTTAACCGTATTGGGAGAAGAGACGCTGCTCCCCGGGAAATCGCTGACCTACAGCGAGGCTGTGAATCTTCAGGAGGGCCAGACCTATACGGTAGAGTTCTGGCTCGTCACCGAGCCTAAGGCGTACTTGAAGCAGGAGATCCAATTCTAACCGCGAGCACGCGGCCTGAGCCTTCTGTCCGGACATCCGGCATGAAGGCTTTTTGGCGTTGTCTAAGCGGAACGGTTGGAAGCATATTGCCGCCTTCGGGACTTGCTTTTACAATAAGATCAGATAAAATAAAACCTTGTGCAGACAAGGCATATGATGGAGAACTGTCCATATGGATAGGATAGGAGGAAGGAGGGAGGGCCATGGCTTTTGGCGCCCGGGTGTTGAAGACGGGGATCGCCGTTACGCTCGCCTTATACATCAGTCAATATTTTCAATTCAAAACGCCGGTGATTGCCGCAGTGGCGGCCATCTTCGCCATGCAGCCGTCCATCTACCGGTCATGGCGTTATTTTCTCGATCAGCTGCAGACGAATACACTAGGGGCCGCAATTGCCCTGCTGGCCGGGATGGCGTTCTCGAACGAGCCGATTGCGGTCGGGATTGTGTGCATCGTGGTTATCATTATCTGTCTTAAGATGAAGATGGAGGAGACGGTAGGGCTCACGCTGGTCACCGTCATCTCCGTCATGGAAGCATCAGGGCAATGGGACTTCGCGCTTGGGCGGTTCGCGCTGACGCTGATTGGCATCGGTTCGGCATTTCTAATCAATATTTTGTTTTTCCCGCCGAACCCGCAGGCGCAATTTATCGGGCAGATTCAGAATGTTTTCAGCCGCATGTCGCTTTTGCTTCGCACCGCGATATCGGACGAGATGAAGGAGAGCGCGTTCCGCGTCGAGAAGCAGGGACTGGAGGAATCATTGAAGTCGAGCTCGGACAAGTACAAGCTGTTCGAGGAGGAGACGAAGAAGCTGAAGCGGGCCAAATACCGGCATACGCGCCGCATCGTCGTCTACAAGCAGCTGCTGAACACGCTGCGCAAAGGCATCGAGGTGCTCAATATCATCGAAGAGCATTATTTCCAGTCGGTCCGTACGAAGGAATCCGATCTGTTCTTCGATCGCCATCTGGAGCTGCTCATTAAATGCCATGAGCATGTCCTGCTCAAGTTCGAAGACAAGGTCAAGCCCGACAGCGGCGACACCGCCAATCTGGAGCGGGAGAACGAACGCTTCATGACCCAGGCGCTGCAGTACGGCACGGATGGACCGGAGGGAGCGTTGCGGTTATCGATCGTGGCTGCGTCCTTATATGAATACGGCCATCAGATCAGCCGGCTAGACCGCTTGGTCGGGCATGTGGATAAAGAAGAAGATAAGGGTCTGCTGCAAAGCTTGCTGTAGTCCTGCCGTTTGAATCACTTTAACAAGAGCCGCGGTTGCGGTTCTTTTTTTATGGCGTCAGCGTCCGGGAAGCTTCTCAAGGAGCATTTTTGACTTGAGTTGGCCGGCTGAGGTAGAATGATACCGACCACGAAGTCATATTAAGAACTATTGGGTACTACCCTTGCGGGGTGCGGTGGCCTAACGTCAGTCCAGGCTGCCAATCAACAGAAGGGCAGACGAGAGAACAGAGGAGGACGAGAGAGATGTCGGAAGCAAGGCGGAAGTACAACGGACCATTGGTCATCTTGATGATGAACATGTTCGTGACGATGGTAGGAATGGGGTTGATCATCCCGATACTGCCTTCTTTTTTGCAGGAATTCGGCGGCGGAGGGCAAGCAATGGGCTACCTGGTTGCCGCTTTCGGGCTGACCCAGTTCCTGTTCTCCCCCATTGCGGGGGAATGGTCGGATAAATACGGCCGCAAAATATTGATTGTAAGCGGGGTTGGCATCTTCGCTTTGTCGCAAATTGTGTTCGCCTTGGCGGATCAGATGTGGATGCTGTATCTGTCCCGCCTTCTCGGCGGCTTGGGTGCGGCATTGTTAACTTCGCCGATGATGGCGTATATTGCCGATATTACGACTGTGGATGAGCGGGCCAAGGGGATGGGACTGTTCGGCGCTTCCATGACGCTGGGGGTTGTCATCGGTCCGGGCATCGGGGGGCTGCTGGCGGAATACGGCATTCGCGTTCCCTTCTACTTCGCCGCCGGGTTAGCCGTAGCCGGAACGCTGCTCTCCCTGATCTTCCTGCCCGAGACGCTGCCTCCAGAGAAGCGGATCGCGATACAGCAGAGCAAGAACGGGCCGCGGTCGACTATGGTGCAACAATTTCTGGCATCCTTTAAGGCGCCGTACTTTGTGCTCCTTGCGCTTGTTTTTACGATGTCATTCGGCCTGCAGAATTTCGAATCGATATTCGGATTGTACTTCGACGGCAAGCTCGGCTTCACGCCAAAGCAAATCTCGCTTATTATTACGTTCGGCGCATTGATTGGGGTTATCGTGCAGGCGGTTCTGATCGAGCGGCTGCTGCGCCGCTTCGGCGAGAAGAAGGTGCTGCATGCTTGTTTCATTCTGGCCGGCGCATCGATGGTAGTGACGCTCTTTGTCCGGCAATTCGCAGCGATTTTTGCGGTGACGCTGCTGTTTTTTGCCGCTACCGCGATCATTCGGCCAGCGTTGAACACGCTGCTGTCCAAAATGGCTGGCAACGAGCAAGGCTTTGTCGCCGGCATGAATACGGCGTATATGAGTCTGGGCAATATTATCGGGCCGTCGATTGCCGGAATTTTATATGACGTGAATACAAATATTCCTTACGTGTTCGGAGCCGCGATTTTATTGCTCAGCACAATGATTCTTGCCAACTGGAAGCGAACCGGAAAAGGGGAGGCTCCATCCTCGACGGCGTCCATGTGAGAGGGCTGATTGCAAGCGGGGGGCTTTTTCTTTAAGATAAGTCATATTCGCATGCGCGGAACAGTAATTACAGGGGGCATCAATCGTCATGGAGGATCGTTCGGCAGATAAAAAGAAGCATATTTTGCAGTCAGCGATGAAGCTGTTTGCTACGCAAGGCTATGTGCAGACGACGATGCAGGAGATAGCTCAATATTGCAAAATGTCCAAGGGCAGCGTATATCAGCATTACGCTTCCAAAGAAGAACTTTTGTTAAGCATATTCAAATATTATTTCCGGCTGCTCTATGATCGGGTACAGATCATTGAACGGGATCCGTTATTGACGCCCCGTGAACGGATGAAGAAGAAGATCGAAGTCCATATGGTGATGTTATCCGAATATCCCGAGTTCACCACGATGCAAATGCGGGAAAATGCCGGGTTCGCCAATAAAGAGATTCATCAATTTTTGCAGCAGGTCAGTCTTGATAACACCCGGAGCATCATGAATAATCTGACGGATATGTACGGGAACGCCATCTCGCCCTACAAGCTCGATCTGACCTTGCTGCTGAACGGAATCATTACCACCTACTTAAACGTGATCTTGCTGGAGGAGGTTACGGTGAAGCTGGACCGCCTCAGTGATTACGCGCTTGACCTGGTCGATCTGAACGCACAAAAGCTGCTGCAATCCCGGCCGGAACCGTTCATGAAGGAGGAGGATTGGCCGGCGCTTCTTCATGCGATCCGCCAGGAGCCGCAGAAAGCGATGCATCCGCTCGTCCTGGTCCAGAAAATGCGCGAAGAGTTGAGCCGGCAGAACCTCCCGCCCCAACGATACAAGGATTCCATTGATTCGCTTGCGGTACTGGAGCAGGAGCTAATGGAGATTCAGCCGCGGCGGGTCATCGTATTGGGGATGCTCGCCAATCTGAACCGGGTGGAGACGCTGCGCCCTGTCTGCGATCAACTGGAGACGGCTGTGCAGCACTTGAATCGGCTGTAAGCCCAAGAATAAACATGGCTCTCACAGGGCACCCTGAGCCTATCTACATCTGATGAGAGAGGTGACCGGGGTGCCGATTGCCCGCTTGAACGGTGTCAGCCTGCACTATCATGTGCGAGGCAAAGGGGTGCCCATCATCTGGATCCACCCGCCATTGCTGACATCGGAAAATTTCAATTACCAGACAGCCCAATTGTCCGACAGTTTCCGGGTCATCACGTTCGACATTCGGGGACACGGATACAGCCGCCCGTCCGAAGAGCCGATCACATATCAGCTCATCGTGGAGGATATGCTTGCTCTGATGGATAAGCTGGGCGTGAAGCAAGCGTATGTCGGCGGCTACTCGACCGGAGGATCGATCGCTCTGCATGCGCTCTTGTCCGCCCCGGAGAGGTTCCTCGGCGGCGTGCTGATCAGCGCGATGTCCGAAGCGAGCGATATGTGGCTCCGCGGCCGAATCCGCGCGGCGGCAGCCTTGACGCGCTGGAAGGCCAAGTCGCTTATATCATGGGCGATCACATGGGGGAACGCCGATACCCGCCTTACCTACAAAAATCTTCAGCGGGCGGCCAGGAGAGGCAATAATGACAACTGGAGGCAGTACTACCAGTACAGCTTGAACTACAATTGCACGGATCGGCTGCAGGAGATCAAGGCGCCGGTGCTGCTCATTTACGGACAGAGCGATAGAAGCTTTCACAAATACGCGCTTATTCTGCATCATGGCCTGCCGAACAGCCAATTGTACTGGATCCCGAAGGCGAGGCATCAAATTCCGACCAAAAATGCACTGGAGATGAATTGGCTGATAGAGCAGTGGGTGAAAAACCGCTGCAGGAAGCTGCCTGAGGAGCGGGAGGAAGCGTTGGGCTGGTCAGGGCATTTGCACGATGCCGATAGAGATATCCCGGAAGAACAGATTCAGCATTGACGATCATATTTATTGAACATGCGGAAAAAGGGCCTCTACGGAGGTCTTTTTTTGTGATCGGGACTTTGCATGATAAATAAAAGCAAGGCATAAGCAGGGAAATGGCGCCGCAGCAGCGAAGTGTTTTATGTTAGCGCGTCAACGTGAATCACGTTAACAGGAGAAGACGCCTATGAACAGGGAGAACGATCGGGGATTGACCGATCGAGGGATGAAGGATGCCCGGGCGATTCTGACTGTTCAAGCGCTCGCTGACGCGAGGGGATTGACGGTATGCATGGTTGATAATTTGCGCTTGGCGCTTCCGTCAACGCAACCAATGGTATTTTTTATATCAAACGATAGAAAGCAGGAGCAGGAAATGACAGACAACCACAATGCAATAACGGATCGCTTGCCGCATCGGTATCCGTTCCTGATGGTGGATTGCATTACCGGCCTTCAAGCGGGGCAGTGGGCGAAGGGCACCAAAAAAGTCACAGGAACGGAGTGGTATTTCGCCGGCCAGACGCCGGGGCCGACGATGCCGCATACGATGATCGTAGAGGCTCTGGCTCAATTAGGCGCGTTGGCCGCGATGGGACATGGCGGCAAGCTTGGCTTCTTGTCATCCATCAAAGGTGCGGAATTCTGCGGTCATGCCTCGCCGGGGGATTGCCTGGATCTCGAGTACACGCTTCTCAAGGCAAGGCGGGGCTTTGTCGTTGGCAGCGGCCAGGCTTCGGTCAACGGCAAAGTGATTGTGAAAGTGGATGAGATTATGGTATATGTGGAAAGTGATACGAAAGAAAGATTGTTATAATTATTGCTATAATATACATATTATAGTTGAATATTTATTCGTCCCTCTCCCGATAACGGGGAGGTTTTTTTCATTCCATGCCCAAATCGCTCTTTTGCTATACAACAGGAGGCAACAAAAATTTTAAACTGGGGATTTACAAAACGTTCATAGGCAAGTATTATATCTTTAACTACCTGGCTTACGCAGAAACAACCAGAATCCTGCATAATTATTTGACCAAAGTTCGAAAAGTTTTCCATCGTTTGCCGCTTGCCGGCAAACCATTAACTTCGTTACTGCTTAGTGTCAACATAATTATTTTATGAATGTAGGGGGAGTTGTAGAGTGAAGAAAAGTTGGGTTATTTTTCTATGCTTGCTGATGTCACTTTCGCTGGTGCTATCGGCATGCGGCGGTGGCGGCGATGCCGCGGAGCCGTCCAAGGAGCCGGCTCAAGAGCAGCAAGCCAATGAGCCGGAGAAGAAGGGTGGAGAAGAACAGACTTCCGAGTCTGGGGAATCCGAGTTCGTCAACGAAGGGATTGTAAAGGCTTCCGATCCGGGCAAGTCGCCGGCTGCCGCTACGTCCCGGACAGACACGCTGATTATCGGCATGCAGGCTCCGGCCGGAATTTTTCATCCGCTTTACGCCGAGACAACCTATGACAATTACGTTGCAGCTACGTTGTTCAAAGGGATGCTTGAGGTGCAGAAAGACGGGACGTACGCTCCGGTGCTGGCCGAGAAGTACGAAGTTTCCCCGGATAATCTGACTCACACGTACAAGCTGAAGGAAGGCTTGAAGTTCAGCGACGGTTCGCCGCTGACGGCAGAGGATGTCGCCTTCACGATTACTGTCCTGCATGACAAATCGTATGACGGTCCTAGCGACATCATCAGAGACGCCAAAATCAAAGGCGGCAAGGAATATTTTGACGGCAAAGCAACCTCCATTGAAGGCATCAAGGTTATCGATCCTCTCACCATTGAATTCACAACGATTGAACCAAGCGCCCTGGCGCAGCCCGCAATCGGCGCGACAGGCATTCTCTCCAAAGCCTATTACGGAAAAGATTACAAGCAGGGCAATTTGAGTTATATGAATGATCTGTTCACAAAGCCGCTTGGCAACGGGCCATATAAGCTGGAGAAATTCCAGGCCGGCCAGGACGTGTCCTTTGTTGCCAATGAGCACTATTTCAAAGGCGCTCCGAAGATTCCGAAGCTGATCTACAAGTTCACGAATGAAGAGACGAACGCCCAACTGCTGCAGGC includes these proteins:
- the fosB gene encoding metallothiol transferase FosB, which gives rise to MSYIRGLNHLCFSVSDLEASIAFYRDILEGQLLCVGRRLAYFDCHGLWIALNQEDIDRSRQEVTYTHIAFSINEEDYEPVRQKLLDYGVTVLAGRERSQEDRQSIYFLDPDNHCFEFHTGTLGDRLQYYRASKPHIEFFD
- a CDS encoding histidine phosphatase family protein; protein product: MKPTTIYLVRHGQTEWNLEHRMQGHQDSPLTELGVQQAIWLGEALRHEPLDAIYASSSGRAYRTAELIRMERDVPIQACEDLKEIHLGAWEGQTQAAVKERDPEQFELFWNNPARFQVEGGETFHEVQERALARLLGIVRDHPGQSVLMVTHTVVVKLLMAHAEPRPLHLLWELPYIHPACLCKLEFIDGNPRILLHGDTSHYQDGHEAKAW
- a CDS encoding CAP domain-containing protein, translated to MKNTLKKVAVTSAIALAPVLAAGSAFAAPQADAVKAQSPNCYMVKVNGVNVKAVIPDPAKSSDWQAWLDNLVKEWNNQGHNGSKQPVVKQPTVQNPGNSANKPESKPTPAPTKPAQPVPSTENGTAADKSDFASQVVDLVNKERAKAGLNPLQSDEKLTKVAMIKAQDMYNNNYFDHQSPTLGSPFDLMKSQGVQYRTAGENIAKGQRTPEEVMNAWMNSEGHRQNIMNPNYTSIGVAYYNGEWVQEFTG
- a CDS encoding BsuPI-related putative proteinase inhibitor, which produces MKQINRLACGLVIAGMMALPAGTQAEPRAIEPGSNAIEMNDLSRADLAVLLAELFGLDTKKTSTAFADAADHWATARGAIPAVIEAGLMKGTDAEHFRPDRTVTYQEMIAALVRGYQLDEIAAPAFDQAKSSSYKCSAWASRYIHAAVALSIVKDDLDFRKPISGLTAKKLADEFREAVRISPLVSKLEVGRSKQGQALLTFTVTNPSHEELLLEFSSSQRYDFKVTDAAGRVVYLASKDKVYLTVLGEETLLPGKSLTYSEAVNLQEGQTYTVEFWLVTEPKAYLKQEIQF
- a CDS encoding FUSC family protein → MAFGARVLKTGIAVTLALYISQYFQFKTPVIAAVAAIFAMQPSIYRSWRYFLDQLQTNTLGAAIALLAGMAFSNEPIAVGIVCIVVIIICLKMKMEETVGLTLVTVISVMEASGQWDFALGRFALTLIGIGSAFLINILFFPPNPQAQFIGQIQNVFSRMSLLLRTAISDEMKESAFRVEKQGLEESLKSSSDKYKLFEEETKKLKRAKYRHTRRIVVYKQLLNTLRKGIEVLNIIEEHYFQSVRTKESDLFFDRHLELLIKCHEHVLLKFEDKVKPDSGDTANLERENERFMTQALQYGTDGPEGALRLSIVAASLYEYGHQISRLDRLVGHVDKEEDKGLLQSLL
- a CDS encoding MFS transporter, which produces MSEARRKYNGPLVILMMNMFVTMVGMGLIIPILPSFLQEFGGGGQAMGYLVAAFGLTQFLFSPIAGEWSDKYGRKILIVSGVGIFALSQIVFALADQMWMLYLSRLLGGLGAALLTSPMMAYIADITTVDERAKGMGLFGASMTLGVVIGPGIGGLLAEYGIRVPFYFAAGLAVAGTLLSLIFLPETLPPEKRIAIQQSKNGPRSTMVQQFLASFKAPYFVLLALVFTMSFGLQNFESIFGLYFDGKLGFTPKQISLIITFGALIGVIVQAVLIERLLRRFGEKKVLHACFILAGASMVVTLFVRQFAAIFAVTLLFFAATAIIRPALNTLLSKMAGNEQGFVAGMNTAYMSLGNIIGPSIAGILYDVNTNIPYVFGAAILLLSTMILANWKRTGKGEAPSSTASM
- a CDS encoding TetR/AcrR family transcriptional regulator; the protein is MEDRSADKKKHILQSAMKLFATQGYVQTTMQEIAQYCKMSKGSVYQHYASKEELLLSIFKYYFRLLYDRVQIIERDPLLTPRERMKKKIEVHMVMLSEYPEFTTMQMRENAGFANKEIHQFLQQVSLDNTRSIMNNLTDMYGNAISPYKLDLTLLLNGIITTYLNVILLEEVTVKLDRLSDYALDLVDLNAQKLLQSRPEPFMKEEDWPALLHAIRQEPQKAMHPLVLVQKMREELSRQNLPPQRYKDSIDSLAVLEQELMEIQPRRVIVLGMLANLNRVETLRPVCDQLETAVQHLNRL
- a CDS encoding alpha/beta fold hydrolase codes for the protein MPIARLNGVSLHYHVRGKGVPIIWIHPPLLTSENFNYQTAQLSDSFRVITFDIRGHGYSRPSEEPITYQLIVEDMLALMDKLGVKQAYVGGYSTGGSIALHALLSAPERFLGGVLISAMSEASDMWLRGRIRAAAALTRWKAKSLISWAITWGNADTRLTYKNLQRAARRGNNDNWRQYYQYSLNYNCTDRLQEIKAPVLLIYGQSDRSFHKYALILHHGLPNSQLYWIPKARHQIPTKNALEMNWLIEQWVKNRCRKLPEEREEALGWSGHLHDADRDIPEEQIQH
- a CDS encoding 3-hydroxyacyl-ACP dehydratase FabZ family protein — translated: MNRENDRGLTDRGMKDARAILTVQALADARGLTVCMVDNLRLALPSTQPMVFFISNDRKQEQEMTDNHNAITDRLPHRYPFLMVDCITGLQAGQWAKGTKKVTGTEWYFAGQTPGPTMPHTMIVEALAQLGALAAMGHGGKLGFLSSIKGAEFCGHASPGDCLDLEYTLLKARRGFVVGSGQASVNGKVIVKVDEIMVYVESDTKERLL
- a CDS encoding ABC transporter substrate-binding protein: MKKSWVIFLCLLMSLSLVLSACGGGGDAAEPSKEPAQEQQANEPEKKGGEEQTSESGESEFVNEGIVKASDPGKSPAAATSRTDTLIIGMQAPAGIFHPLYAETTYDNYVAATLFKGMLEVQKDGTYAPVLAEKYEVSPDNLTHTYKLKEGLKFSDGSPLTAEDVAFTITVLHDKSYDGPSDIIRDAKIKGGKEYFDGKATSIEGIKVIDPLTIEFTTIEPSALAQPAIGATGILSKAYYGKDYKQGNLSYMNDLFTKPLGNGPYKLEKFQAGQDVSFVANEHYFKGAPKIPKLIYKFTNEETNAQLLQAGETDMDFISANLDNFELLQSMGFLDISLFPTNGYGYIAFNHNRAKFQDVKVRQALAIGLDREQIVEAVYQGYADVINVPQSKLSWSYTDEVNKYEFDLEKAKQLLEEAGWKVGADGIREKDGEKFKINFAATSPNVVNDAIIPVAQANYKELGIEFVAEQMDFNAVVEKRKKGDFDMLFMAWGLTPDPQSAQNVFITDGSQNEIGYSNPKVDELFEKGGKTLDIEERKAIYKELYQELNEDLPYIFMYQRRDMWGNNARFTGLDMSPYRNFSYGVDSLSIN